The Chanos chanos chromosome 6, fChaCha1.1, whole genome shotgun sequence genome includes a region encoding these proteins:
- the LOC115815570 gene encoding G-protein coupled receptor 22-like: METESYTQRLETSDGAGTIAGVAGVGLDGLVGPSHPTTWYMPYPISFQVSLTSFLMLELVLGFSSNLTVLVLYCSQSNLVDSVSNMVTVNLHILDIAVCVLCLPLTVVVVLLPSGRDLALICCFHEACVTFASIATAINVLVISLDRYDISVRPANRFLTPRWAALLLAAVWAMSLAVFFIPFIEVDFFSSPEESGAPDAGLAPAWRNRTLLCVGGQGYYTGLGMYYHLLLQVPIFFATVVVMLFTYSRILRALNIRIGSHMRRSQRRSGTSCRGRRRRRKKKGGTGHIEGGGGGGGGGHGGGEQTTNQSKRLSHPPLISSPTPTATSPPPLSTAPLVGAESGPTSPSPAPAPAPSSVGVQASVSAIIALRRAVRRHRDRRERQRRVFRMSLIIITTFLGCWAPISVANMLILALGPSDGLVKLRLCFLALAYGTTISHPLLYAFTRQKLRRVLRAKVKKRVVSLLQVDPSPGGTVIHNSWVEPRQGRKVRLDGSDATDRCLTEPL, translated from the coding sequence ATGGAGACGGAGAGCTACACGCAACGCCTGGAAACCAGTGATGGAGCTGGGACGATTGCCGGCGTTGCAGGGGTGGGACTGGACGGGCTGGTTGGGCCCAGTCACCCCACTACCTGGTACATGCCTTACCCAATCAGCTTTCAGGTTTCTCTGACCAGCTTCCTCATGTTGGAGTTGGTACTGGGCTTCAGCAGTAATCTGACTGTGCTGGTCCTCTATTGCTCCCAGTCTAACCTGGTCGACTCGGTCAGCAACATGGTCACGGTCAACTTGCACATCTTGGACATTGCCGTGTGCGTGCTGTGCTTGCCGCTAACCGTCGTGGTCGTGCTCTTGCCGTCTGGCCGCGACCTGGCGCTCATCTGCTGCTTCCACGAAGCCTGCGTGACCTTCGCCAGCATCGCCACGGCGATCAACGTGCTCGTCATCAGCCTGGACCGTTATGATATCTCAGTGCGGCCCGCTAACCGGTTCCTGACGCCGCGCTGGGCTGCGCTACTGCTGGCAGCGGTTTGGGCCATGTCCCTGGCTGTCTTCTTCATTCCTTTCATAGAGGtggatttcttttcttcccctgaGGAGAGCGGCGCGCCCGACGCTGGACTGGCACCCGCTTGGCGTAACCGGACACTATTGTGCGTTGGCGGGCAAGGCTACTACACAGGGTTGGGCATGTACTACCACCTCCTCCTGCAAGTGCCCATTTTTTTCGCCACCGTGGTTGTCATGCTGTTCACGTATTCCAGAATCCTCCGCGCCCTGAACATTCGCATCGGCTCCCACATGCGTCGGAGCCAGCGTCGGAGCGGCACGTCCTGTAGGGGGCGGCGGAGACGGCGAAAGAAGAAAGGTGGAACAGGACATAtcgaaggaggaggaggaggaggaggaggaggacatggaggaggagaacaaaCGACAAATCAGTCCAAGCGCCTCTCCCACCCTCCCCTCATATCTTCCCCGACCCCAACTGCCACCTCGCCCCCTCCGCTCTCCACAGCGCCTCTGGTGGGCGCCGAAAGCGGGCCCACCTCCCCTTCCCCAGCTCCCGCTCCTGCACCGTCTTCCGTGGGAGTCCAAGCCTCCGTGTCGGCCATCATCGCCCTGCGGAGAGCTGTCCGACGTCACCGGGACCGCCGGGAACGCCAGCGCCGGGTCTTCAGGATGTCCCTGATCATCATCACCACGTTCCTGGGCTGCTGGGCGCCCATCTCAGTGGCCAACATGCTCATTCTGGCTCTGGGACCCAGCGACGGCCTGGTGAAACTGAGGCTCTGTTTCTTGGCCCTGGCTTATGGCACAACCATCTCCCACCCACTGCTGTATGCCTTCACCCGCCAGAAGCTCCGTCGGGTGCTGCGGGCCAAGGTGAAGAAACGGGTGGTGTCCCTGCTGCAGGTGGATCCGTCTCCCGGAGGCACCGTCATCCACAATTCCTGGGTGGAGCCCCGTCAGGGACGCAAGGTGCGCCTGGATGGTAGCGATGCTACGGATCGCTGTCTCACGGAACCCCTGTGA